From one Streptomyces sp. Q6 genomic stretch:
- the ligD gene encoding non-homologous end-joining DNA ligase yields the protein MTPITEVEGRRIPLSNLDKVLHPATGFTKGELLHYYATTAEVLLPHLRDRPVSFLRYPDGPEGQRFFTKNVPPGTPAWVTTAQVTRSDGVSRQILVQDLPTLMWAANLVTEFHTPQWRTDAPARADRLVLDLDPGAPADIVQCCEVGVWLRERLAADGLRAYAKTSGSKGLHLLVPLEPTPSEQVSAYAKGLAQEAERELPRLVVHRMAKALRPGKVFVDHSQNAAAKTTAAPYTLRARPEPTVSTPVTWDEVEHCEHAADLVFLADDLAARLRLHGDLLAPLLAADQAGRLP from the coding sequence ATGACGCCCATCACAGAAGTCGAGGGGCGGCGGATCCCCCTCAGCAATCTGGACAAGGTGCTCCACCCGGCCACCGGATTCACCAAGGGCGAGCTGCTGCACTACTACGCGACGACGGCCGAGGTGCTGCTCCCGCACCTGCGCGACCGGCCGGTCTCCTTCCTGCGCTACCCGGACGGCCCCGAGGGCCAGCGGTTCTTCACCAAGAACGTGCCGCCCGGGACACCCGCCTGGGTGACGACCGCCCAGGTCACCCGGTCGGACGGCGTCTCGCGGCAGATCCTGGTGCAGGACCTCCCGACGCTGATGTGGGCGGCGAACCTCGTCACCGAGTTCCACACACCGCAGTGGCGGACCGATGCCCCGGCGCGGGCCGACCGGCTCGTCCTCGACCTCGACCCCGGGGCGCCCGCCGACATCGTGCAGTGCTGCGAGGTCGGCGTATGGCTGCGGGAGCGGCTCGCCGCGGACGGGCTGCGCGCGTACGCGAAGACGTCCGGGTCCAAGGGCCTGCATCTGCTCGTGCCCCTGGAGCCGACACCGTCCGAGCAGGTCAGCGCGTACGCGAAGGGGCTGGCGCAGGAGGCCGAGCGGGAGCTGCCGCGGCTCGTGGTGCACCGGATGGCGAAGGCCCTGCGGCCGGGCAAGGTGTTCGTGGACCACAGCCAGAACGCGGCGGCCAAGACCACCGCCGCGCCCTACACACTGCGCGCCCGCCCCGAACCGACCGTGTCGACGCCGGTCACCTGGGACGAGGTGGAGCACTGCGAGCACGCCGCTGACCTGGTGTTCCTCGCCGACGACCTCGCTGCGCGGCTCCGGCTCCACGGGGATCTGCTCGCGCCGCTGCTCGCTGCCGACCAGGCCGGGCGGCTGCCGTGA
- a CDS encoding TetR/AcrR family transcriptional regulator translates to MPGPAGDRREQVVAAAVAEFAAGGFHGATTAGIAGRVGVSQPYLYRLFPDKRALFAAAAEHCFGVLADTLERACRGLRGAPALAAVDVACAGLLAQRREVVLLLLHLAAAAPSSPHPEDARRIRAAWLALGDGVAARTGLSGQALGARLARSLVADVLRGPAGGAGRGR, encoded by the coding sequence GTGCCGGGTCCGGCCGGGGACCGGCGTGAGCAGGTCGTCGCCGCCGCCGTCGCCGAGTTCGCGGCGGGCGGCTTCCACGGGGCGACCACGGCGGGGATCGCCGGGCGCGTGGGCGTCTCGCAGCCGTATCTCTACCGGCTGTTCCCGGACAAGCGGGCCCTGTTCGCGGCGGCGGCCGAGCACTGCTTCGGCGTGCTGGCGGACACCCTGGAGCGGGCGTGCCGGGGGCTGCGCGGCGCACCGGCGCTGGCCGCCGTCGACGTGGCCTGCGCCGGTCTCCTGGCACAGCGGCGGGAGGTCGTCCTGCTGCTCCTGCACCTGGCGGCGGCCGCGCCGTCGTCGCCGCATCCCGAGGACGCCCGGCGGATCCGCGCGGCCTGGCTCGCCCTGGGGGACGGGGTCGCCGCGCGGACCGGCCTGAGCGGTCAGGCGCTGGGCGCGCGGCTGGCCAGGAGCCTGGTCGCCGATGTCCTGCGGGGCCCTGCCGGTGGCGCCGGGCGCGGGCGCTGA
- a CDS encoding ester cyclase, with the protein MSNDTVLEIAQQMGRVFNDLDEKTAYELVADDFVDYEAPPGTPGGPGGYLGTARWMNSVFSEACWDHIDSFADGDKAVIRVRFTGIHTGDFLGFQGTGNKVDVEHIHIYRVGDDGLVHEHWACRQDLFLLAQIGAVELKLPPTGTQA; encoded by the coding sequence ATGTCGAACGACACCGTTCTGGAGATCGCCCAGCAGATGGGGCGCGTCTTCAACGACCTCGACGAGAAGACCGCGTACGAGCTGGTCGCCGACGACTTCGTCGACTACGAGGCCCCGCCCGGCACCCCGGGCGGCCCCGGCGGCTACCTCGGCACCGCCCGCTGGATGAACTCCGTGTTCTCGGAGGCCTGCTGGGACCACATCGACTCGTTCGCGGACGGCGACAAGGCCGTCATCCGGGTCCGCTTCACCGGCATCCACACCGGCGACTTCCTGGGCTTCCAGGGCACCGGCAACAAGGTCGACGTCGAGCACATCCACATCTACCGGGTCGGCGACGACGGACTCGTGCACGAGCACTGGGCCTGCCGTCAGGACCTGTTCCTGCTCGCGCAGATCGGCGCCGTCGAGCTGAAACTGCCGCCGACCGGCACGCAGGCGTAG
- a CDS encoding ACP S-malonyltransferase produces MNDMNGPRLALVFPGQGAQQPGMGRPWAGRPGWFLAERASEVSGRDVEELLLRADAEQLRRTDNAQLATFVLEMVILTELRQALPAAGRPTVCAGHSLGEYAALVAAGVLGFADGVRLVTARGEAMRAACAARPGTMAVVLGLPAAELERAADEVRAEGGQVWVANLNSPQQTVLSGSVDGVARCAELAEERGAARVLPIPVGGAFHTPLMAPAARSLTAALAGTELLHGFAPVVANVDARPRRGADDWRGLLKEQVTAPVRWTESVRAMADELHCDMFVEIGPGRTLTGLARKIAPQVSRLTVSEPGQLPAVPSPVPSTPVRSVA; encoded by the coding sequence ATGAACGACATGAACGGTCCACGCCTGGCACTGGTGTTTCCCGGTCAAGGAGCGCAGCAGCCCGGGATGGGACGCCCCTGGGCGGGCCGTCCCGGCTGGTTCCTCGCGGAGCGGGCGAGCGAGGTGTCCGGGCGCGACGTCGAGGAGCTGCTGCTGCGCGCCGACGCGGAGCAGCTGCGCCGCACCGACAACGCCCAACTCGCCACGTTCGTCCTGGAGATGGTGATCCTCACCGAGCTGCGGCAGGCGCTCCCCGCGGCGGGCCGGCCGACGGTCTGCGCGGGGCACAGCCTCGGCGAGTACGCGGCCCTCGTCGCGGCCGGTGTGCTCGGTTTCGCCGACGGGGTGCGCCTGGTGACGGCGCGCGGCGAGGCGATGCGCGCGGCCTGCGCGGCCCGACCGGGCACCATGGCCGTCGTCCTCGGGCTGCCGGCCGCCGAGCTGGAGCGGGCCGCCGACGAGGTCCGCGCCGAGGGCGGGCAGGTGTGGGTGGCGAACCTCAACTCGCCGCAGCAGACGGTGCTTTCGGGCTCCGTGGACGGGGTGGCCCGGTGCGCCGAGCTCGCCGAGGAGCGGGGCGCGGCGCGGGTGCTGCCGATCCCGGTCGGCGGCGCCTTCCACACGCCGCTGATGGCGCCGGCCGCGCGGTCCCTCACCGCGGCCCTGGCCGGGACCGAGCTGCTGCACGGTTTCGCGCCGGTGGTGGCGAACGTCGACGCGCGGCCGCGGCGCGGCGCCGACGACTGGCGGGGCCTGCTCAAGGAGCAGGTGACGGCGCCGGTGCGGTGGACGGAGTCGGTGCGCGCCATGGCCGACGAGCTGCACTGCGACATGTTCGTGGAGATCGGGCCCGGCCGGACGCTGACGGGTCTGGCCCGCAAGATCGCGCCGCAGGTCTCGCGGCTCACGGTGAGCGAGCCGGGCCAGTTGCCCGCCGTGCCGTCGCCGGTGCCGTCGACGCCGGTGCGGAGCGTGGCGTGA
- a CDS encoding Ku protein, protein MRSIWNGAISFGLVSIPIKLVNATENHSISFRQIHLEDGGRIRYRKVCELEDKEVTTAEIGKGYEDADGSIIPITEDDLASLPIPTARTIEIVAFVPADRIDPLQMDTAYYLSANGVPAAKPYTLLREALKRSKNVAIAKFALRGRERLGMLRVVDDVIAMHGLLWPDEIRAPDEAAPDTHVTVRDAELDLADALMDTLGEVDMDSLHDDYRDAVEEMITAKTSGEESSQTPAAPAAEGGKVIDLMAALESSVRAAKEARGESGPDDVAEVTHLAGRTRKKTAKAAPKKKTAATSTSAKSGSASKTAAKKSTAKKTAATKKTASAKKTTSARKTTTPRKRASA, encoded by the coding sequence GTGCGCTCCATATGGAACGGCGCCATCTCCTTCGGCCTGGTCAGCATCCCGATCAAGCTGGTCAACGCCACCGAGAACCACTCCATCTCGTTCCGCCAGATCCACCTGGAGGACGGCGGGCGCATCCGCTACCGCAAGGTGTGCGAGCTGGAGGACAAGGAGGTCACCACCGCCGAGATCGGCAAGGGGTACGAGGACGCCGACGGCTCGATCATCCCGATCACCGAGGACGACCTGGCCTCCCTCCCGATCCCCACGGCCAGGACCATCGAGATCGTCGCCTTCGTCCCCGCGGACCGGATCGACCCGCTCCAGATGGACACGGCGTACTACCTCTCGGCGAACGGCGTCCCCGCCGCCAAGCCGTACACGCTCCTGCGGGAGGCTCTCAAGCGCAGCAAGAATGTCGCCATCGCCAAGTTCGCGCTGCGCGGCCGCGAACGCCTCGGCATGCTGCGCGTCGTCGACGACGTCATCGCGATGCACGGGCTGCTGTGGCCGGACGAGATCCGCGCGCCCGACGAGGCGGCACCCGACACCCACGTCACGGTCCGCGACGCCGAACTCGACCTGGCGGACGCCCTGATGGACACGCTCGGCGAGGTCGACATGGACTCGCTGCACGACGACTACCGGGACGCGGTCGAGGAGATGATCACCGCGAAGACGTCCGGTGAGGAGTCGTCGCAGACCCCCGCCGCACCCGCCGCCGAGGGCGGCAAGGTCATCGACCTGATGGCCGCGCTGGAGAGCAGCGTGCGCGCGGCGAAGGAGGCGCGCGGCGAGTCGGGCCCCGACGACGTCGCCGAGGTCACCCACCTCGCCGGCCGGACCCGCAAGAAGACGGCGAAGGCCGCGCCGAAGAAGAAGACCGCGGCCACGTCGACGTCCGCGAAGAGCGGCTCGGCGTCGAAGACGGCCGCCAAGAAGTCGACGGCCAAGAAGACGGCCGCCACGAAGAAGACGGCCTCCGCCAAGAAGACGACCTCGGCCAGGAAGACGACGACCCCGAGGAAGCGCGCCTCCGCCTGA
- a CDS encoding acyl carrier protein, whose amino-acid sequence MTAQTVRTEQDLHERVSRIVIEELELEDGELTEGGHFIDDYESDSLSLITVVSRIEKELGVAIPKTELGDLVNLRLLVAAVAQHSAGNADA is encoded by the coding sequence ATGACCGCGCAGACCGTACGGACCGAGCAGGACCTCCACGAGCGGGTGAGCCGGATCGTCATCGAGGAACTGGAACTGGAGGACGGCGAACTCACCGAGGGCGGCCACTTCATCGACGACTACGAGAGCGACTCGCTCTCCCTCATCACGGTGGTCTCCCGCATCGAGAAGGAACTCGGTGTGGCCATCCCCAAGACCGAACTCGGCGACCTGGTGAACCTGCGCCTGCTGGTCGCCGCCGTCGCCCAGCACAGCGCCGGGAACGCGGATGCCTGA
- a CDS encoding NAD(P)/FAD-dependent oxidoreductase yields MTGRAAGGARCWDAVVIGSGIGGLVCAAYLAVAGKRVLVVEQSGVAGGNSHVFRRRRAYEFDVGVHYLGDCGPGGLLPAILDGLGLADRIEYRPMDPDGFDRVVVPGATVDVPADWDAYRTRVQAACPAGDAPGIAAFLDVVAGLGAERRDAIVAAEDVPMADLPEHAPRSVAWGRRTLAELFDHCGLSPLARTLLAAQSPNYGMAPDEATVALHATVTDHYLRGAAYPRGGGQMLAAGLLEVIRAHGGALRTRCRVTRIETEGARARGVAFADGTSVRADVVVSNADYRRTTLDLVGAERLPRRLATKTREARMALPWAAVYVALDRDVGQRANLWWYRDGDIEKFYERLRAGTVHGGTDFLFASFASGKDPQTHRICPPGHSNFQLMTLCPPGFEHWGVAEGEAYRDSPAYRRHKARLVEDVLDTAEELLGPLRGHLTHLEAATPLTHERYTRSSGGTPFGMARWGAPGARPDTATFIEGLYTAGADSKYGNGITGSAVSGIACAGQILGRRLMHEVHTGAVLGDPSLLPERPRDWDPLAVSRADRGALA; encoded by the coding sequence GTGACGGGGCGGGCGGCGGGCGGCGCGCGGTGCTGGGACGCCGTCGTCATCGGCTCCGGGATCGGCGGCCTGGTGTGCGCGGCGTACCTCGCCGTGGCCGGGAAGCGGGTCCTGGTCGTCGAGCAGTCGGGCGTCGCGGGCGGCAACAGCCATGTGTTCCGCAGGCGTCGGGCCTACGAGTTCGACGTGGGCGTGCACTATCTCGGTGACTGCGGGCCCGGCGGGCTGCTGCCCGCGATCCTGGACGGCCTGGGTCTCGCGGACCGGATCGAGTACCGGCCGATGGACCCGGACGGCTTCGACCGTGTCGTCGTACCGGGCGCGACCGTGGACGTGCCGGCGGACTGGGACGCGTACCGCACCCGGGTCCAGGCGGCGTGTCCGGCCGGGGACGCGCCGGGGATCGCCGCGTTCCTCGACGTGGTGGCCGGTCTCGGGGCGGAGCGGCGGGACGCGATCGTGGCCGCCGAGGACGTGCCGATGGCCGACCTCCCGGAGCACGCGCCGCGGTCGGTGGCGTGGGGGCGGCGCACGCTGGCCGAACTCTTCGACCACTGCGGGCTCTCGCCGCTGGCCCGTACGCTGCTCGCCGCCCAGTCCCCGAACTACGGGATGGCGCCCGACGAGGCCACGGTCGCGCTGCACGCCACGGTCACCGACCACTATCTGCGGGGCGCCGCCTATCCGCGCGGCGGCGGGCAGATGCTGGCGGCGGGCCTGCTGGAGGTGATCCGCGCCCACGGCGGCGCGCTGCGCACCCGCTGCCGGGTCACCCGGATCGAGACCGAGGGCGCGCGGGCGCGCGGTGTCGCGTTCGCCGACGGCACGTCGGTGCGGGCCGACGTGGTGGTGTCGAACGCGGACTACCGGCGCACCACGCTGGACCTCGTCGGCGCCGAGCGGCTGCCGCGCAGGCTCGCCACCAAGACCCGCGAGGCCCGGATGGCGCTGCCGTGGGCCGCGGTCTACGTGGCGCTCGACCGGGACGTCGGGCAGCGCGCCAACCTGTGGTGGTACCGCGACGGCGACATCGAGAAGTTCTACGAGCGGCTGCGCGCGGGCACCGTGCACGGCGGCACGGACTTCCTGTTCGCGTCGTTCGCCTCCGGCAAGGACCCGCAGACCCACCGGATCTGCCCGCCGGGGCACTCCAACTTCCAGCTGATGACGCTCTGTCCGCCCGGGTTCGAGCACTGGGGCGTGGCCGAGGGCGAGGCGTACCGGGACAGTCCCGCGTACCGCAGGCACAAGGCGCGGCTCGTCGAGGACGTGCTCGACACGGCGGAGGAACTCCTCGGTCCGCTGCGCGGGCACCTGACACACCTGGAGGCGGCGACGCCGCTCACCCACGAGCGGTACACGCGCTCCAGCGGCGGCACGCCCTTCGGCATGGCGCGGTGGGGTGCGCCGGGCGCGCGTCCGGACACCGCCACGTTCATCGAGGGCCTGTACACGGCGGGCGCCGACAGCAAGTACGGCAACGGCATCACCGGGTCCGCGGTCAGCGGTATCGCCTGCGCGGGGCAGATCCTCGGCCGCCGCCTGATGCACGAGGTGCACACGGGTGCCGTGCTCGGCGATCCGTCCCTGCTGCCGGAGCGGCCGCGGGACTGGGACCCGCTGGCCGTGTCGCGTGCCGACCGCGGCGCGCTCGCGTAG
- a CDS encoding MFS transporter, giving the protein MKQKGAAWALIATSVPMFMVAIDNLVVTNALTTIADDLGTRQAGLQWVVNAYVLAFAGLLLAGAALGDRIGRRRVFLWGIGLFTAASAACALADSVGALVAARVVQGAGAAAVLPVSLTLAVASVGAARRPLAVGVWGGVNGLGIALGPMAGGLVTQGLDWHWIFGINVPIGLLALPLARWAIAESKGAPRPLDVPGSPW; this is encoded by the coding sequence ATGAAGCAGAAAGGGGCCGCGTGGGCGCTGATCGCGACCTCCGTGCCCATGTTCATGGTCGCGATCGACAACCTCGTCGTCACCAACGCGCTGACCACCATCGCCGACGACCTCGGCACCCGCCAGGCCGGGCTGCAATGGGTCGTCAACGCCTATGTCCTGGCCTTCGCGGGACTGCTCCTCGCCGGGGCCGCGCTCGGTGACCGGATCGGCCGGCGGCGGGTGTTCCTGTGGGGCATCGGCCTGTTCACGGCCGCGTCCGCGGCGTGCGCGCTCGCCGACTCGGTGGGCGCGCTGGTCGCCGCCCGCGTGGTGCAGGGCGCCGGGGCCGCCGCCGTCCTGCCGGTGTCGCTGACCCTCGCCGTCGCCTCGGTCGGCGCCGCGCGGCGGCCGCTCGCGGTCGGGGTGTGGGGCGGCGTCAACGGCCTGGGCATCGCGCTCGGCCCGATGGCCGGCGGCCTGGTCACCCAGGGCCTCGACTGGCACTGGATCTTCGGGATCAACGTGCCGATCGGTCTGCTCGCGCTGCCGCTGGCCCGCTGGGCGATCGCCGAGTCGAAGGGCGCGCCGCGCCCGCTCGACGTGCCGGGGTCGCCCTGGTGA
- a CDS encoding MFS transporter, translating to MTGAVVAAVWGIVQFADGAAALARSLGGLALSGLLGALFLAWQRRTPTPLAPPHLYRIRPFMLSNALALAMYFGVFGSIFFLAQFMQGPMGYSPVEAGLRTLPWTAAPMIVVPVASALVDRVGGGRLQALGCACQAAALVWLALICRPGLSYGAMVGAMILAGVGMGLVFAANPATVIGSVAEHEHNLASGVNNTVREFGGALGIAVLTAVSLHGGLRSAVLTGAAVVLLGTFAGLAIRPAPGRGRPASGPAPSGPRSALSDRPAPSRLP from the coding sequence GTGACGGGGGCCGTGGTGGCCGCGGTGTGGGGCATCGTGCAGTTCGCCGACGGGGCGGCGGCGCTGGCCCGGTCGCTCGGCGGGCTCGCGCTCTCGGGACTGCTCGGCGCGCTCTTCCTGGCGTGGCAGCGGCGGACGCCGACGCCGCTCGCGCCGCCGCACCTCTACCGGATCCGGCCGTTCATGCTGAGCAACGCCCTCGCCCTGGCGATGTACTTCGGGGTGTTCGGGTCGATCTTCTTCCTCGCCCAGTTCATGCAGGGGCCGATGGGCTACTCGCCGGTCGAGGCGGGCCTGCGGACGCTGCCGTGGACGGCGGCGCCGATGATCGTCGTGCCGGTGGCGAGCGCCCTGGTGGACCGGGTGGGCGGCGGCCGGCTCCAGGCGCTCGGCTGCGCCTGCCAGGCGGCGGCCCTGGTGTGGCTGGCGCTGATCTGCCGGCCCGGTCTGTCGTACGGGGCGATGGTCGGCGCGATGATCCTGGCGGGGGTCGGGATGGGCCTCGTGTTCGCGGCGAACCCGGCGACCGTCATCGGCTCGGTCGCCGAGCACGAGCACAATCTGGCGTCCGGCGTGAACAACACCGTGCGCGAGTTCGGCGGTGCGCTCGGCATCGCCGTGCTCACCGCCGTCTCTCTGCACGGCGGCCTGCGGAGCGCGGTGCTCACGGGGGCCGCCGTGGTGCTGCTCGGTACGTTCGCCGGGCTCGCGATCAGGCCGGCGCCCGGTCGAGGACGGCCCGCGTCCGGGCCAGCACCTTCCGGCCCGCGCAGCGCACTGTCAGATCGACCCGCACCGTCCCGTCTTCCCTGA
- a CDS encoding MaoC/PaaZ C-terminal domain-containing protein: MTTEPHSPQATLTNAMRMPTRTFRLTRERLVAYAAASGDHNPIHWSDTRAAAVGLPGVIAHGMLGMGLAATAVTEWARQQGAGAHVVEYSTRFTRPVPVPDTADGVELTVDGVVADVREDGTVRVDLTVRCAGRKVLARTRAVLDRAPA, translated from the coding sequence ATGACCACCGAGCCGCACAGTCCTCAGGCCACCCTGACGAACGCCATGAGGATGCCGACCCGCACCTTCCGCCTCACCCGGGAACGCCTCGTCGCCTACGCCGCCGCGTCGGGCGACCACAACCCCATCCACTGGTCCGACACCCGCGCCGCGGCCGTCGGGCTCCCCGGTGTCATCGCCCACGGCATGCTCGGCATGGGCCTGGCCGCGACCGCCGTCACCGAATGGGCGCGGCAGCAGGGCGCGGGCGCGCACGTCGTCGAGTACAGCACCCGCTTCACCCGCCCCGTGCCCGTCCCGGACACCGCCGACGGCGTGGAACTCACCGTCGACGGCGTCGTCGCCGACGTCAGGGAAGACGGGACGGTGCGGGTCGATCTGACAGTGCGCTGCGCGGGCCGGAAGGTGCTGGCCCGGACGCGGGCCGTCCTCGACCGGGCGCCGGCCTGA
- a CDS encoding beta-ketoacyl synthase N-terminal-like domain-containing protein, whose product MTTVTAVRARPAAPVEPLYITGAGVITAAGDGLAALAEHLGGGGASPSAPVGDDAADYPGRPVRAVRDFDVKARLGRKGTKYLDRLTSFGLVACKELLEADPGDAAPDRTGVVLATNTGSVSTHSTLLYDTLTMEKPYLVNPGRFPNTVMNSTSGQIAIRNGLRGLNATVAGGQSASLLAFRHARLALTLGRADRLLVGGVEELSAPAAWAWHRTGVLREGAALGEGAAVFTVQRERPTGPVLAELLACEVRFTPDPRSYADGLADAVTRALGRSGVTAADIAAVSLGAGHHRGLGRVEERGLRRALGGALPAEVIRVADTLGETYSASGALQLAALLARRPAGGDLGLVTSVGRDGNAAAMVVRRPS is encoded by the coding sequence GTGACCACCGTGACGGCCGTACGGGCCCGTCCCGCCGCGCCCGTCGAGCCGCTGTACATCACCGGCGCCGGGGTCATCACCGCCGCCGGTGACGGCCTCGCGGCGCTCGCCGAACACCTCGGCGGGGGCGGCGCGTCGCCGTCGGCGCCGGTCGGCGACGACGCGGCCGACTACCCGGGGCGCCCGGTCCGCGCCGTACGCGACTTCGACGTGAAGGCGCGGCTCGGCCGCAAGGGCACCAAGTACCTGGACCGGCTCACCTCGTTCGGCCTGGTGGCCTGCAAGGAACTCCTGGAGGCGGACCCGGGGGACGCCGCACCGGACCGCACCGGCGTCGTCCTCGCCACCAACACCGGATCGGTCTCCACGCACAGCACCCTGCTGTACGACACCCTCACCATGGAGAAGCCGTATCTGGTCAACCCGGGCCGCTTCCCGAACACGGTGATGAACAGCACCTCCGGCCAGATCGCCATCCGCAACGGGCTGCGCGGCCTCAACGCCACGGTCGCCGGCGGCCAGAGCGCCTCGCTCCTCGCGTTCCGGCACGCCCGGCTCGCCCTCACCCTCGGCCGCGCCGACCGGCTGCTCGTCGGCGGCGTGGAGGAGCTGAGCGCGCCCGCCGCCTGGGCCTGGCACCGCACCGGCGTGCTGCGCGAGGGCGCGGCGCTCGGGGAGGGCGCCGCCGTCTTCACCGTCCAGCGGGAGCGGCCCACCGGCCCCGTCCTCGCCGAACTCCTCGCCTGCGAGGTCCGTTTCACACCGGACCCGCGGTCGTACGCGGACGGCCTCGCCGACGCGGTGACGCGTGCCCTGGGCCGCAGCGGTGTCACGGCGGCGGACATCGCGGCGGTCTCGCTCGGCGCGGGCCACCACCGCGGTCTGGGCCGGGTCGAGGAGCGCGGCCTGCGCCGGGCGCTCGGCGGTGCGCTGCCGGCCGAGGTGATCCGGGTCGCGGACACGCTCGGCGAGACGTACAGCGCGAGCGGCGCCCTGCAACTGGCGGCGCTGCTGGCCCGCCGCCCGGCCGGGGGCGACCTGGGCCTGGTCACGTCGGTCGGCCGCGACGGCAACGCGGCGGCGATGGTGGTCCGCCGCCCGTCCTGA
- a CDS encoding beta-ketoacyl-[acyl-carrier-protein] synthase family protein, with protein sequence MPEGRRVVITGLGAVSPVGIGADVFADAVRAGTGGTGPIESFDASAFPRANAGEVLDFDPADHLKRLDPARWGRSGLLAAAAARLAVADAGIDEEQLTAAGAGAVLGTTSGESAVVQALAEQWVADGLSAVDGELAGQTPASRIANAVSAELRLTGETQTIPTACSASNYALGYAYDLVRSGEADVMLAGGADAVNRLTHAGFYALGAMAEDVPRPFAADRSGIVTGEGGAVLVLETYEGATARGARIYAEVLGYAANCDAAHMVHPDATSIAACITAAHRAAGVDPEQIDYICAHGTGTPTNDTTEVAAARAVFGDRIPPISSIKSMLGHTMGAASGFGAIACCKALEQDFLPPTAHVEVPDPALGDGVDCVPGTGRPARLDIVQNHGFAFGGNNVITILGRVS encoded by the coding sequence ATGCCTGAGGGCCGCCGCGTCGTCATCACCGGACTCGGCGCGGTGTCGCCCGTCGGCATCGGCGCCGACGTCTTCGCCGACGCCGTACGGGCGGGCACCGGCGGCACCGGGCCCATCGAGAGCTTCGACGCGAGCGCGTTCCCGCGGGCCAACGCCGGTGAGGTCCTCGACTTCGACCCGGCGGACCACCTCAAGCGGCTCGACCCGGCGCGCTGGGGCCGCAGCGGGCTGCTCGCCGCGGCCGCCGCCCGGCTCGCCGTCGCCGACGCCGGCATCGACGAGGAGCAGCTCACCGCCGCCGGCGCCGGCGCCGTCCTCGGCACCACCAGCGGCGAGTCCGCCGTCGTACAGGCCCTCGCCGAGCAGTGGGTGGCGGACGGCCTGTCCGCCGTCGACGGCGAACTGGCCGGACAGACCCCGGCCTCCCGGATCGCCAACGCCGTCAGCGCCGAACTGCGCCTCACCGGCGAGACGCAGACCATCCCGACGGCCTGCTCGGCCTCCAACTACGCCCTCGGCTACGCCTACGACCTGGTGCGCAGCGGCGAGGCCGACGTGATGCTCGCGGGCGGCGCCGACGCCGTCAACCGCCTCACGCACGCCGGGTTCTACGCGCTCGGCGCCATGGCCGAGGACGTGCCCCGGCCGTTCGCCGCCGACCGCTCCGGCATCGTCACCGGCGAGGGCGGCGCCGTCCTCGTCCTGGAGACGTACGAGGGCGCGACGGCGCGCGGCGCCCGGATCTACGCCGAGGTGCTCGGGTACGCCGCGAACTGCGACGCCGCCCACATGGTGCACCCCGACGCCACCAGCATCGCCGCGTGCATCACGGCCGCGCACCGGGCGGCCGGCGTCGACCCGGAGCAGATCGACTACATCTGCGCCCACGGCACCGGCACGCCGACCAACGACACGACCGAGGTCGCCGCCGCCCGCGCGGTGTTCGGCGACCGGATCCCGCCGATCAGCTCGATCAAGTCGATGCTCGGCCACACCATGGGCGCGGCCTCCGGCTTCGGCGCGATCGCCTGCTGCAAGGCCCTGGAGCAGGACTTCCTGCCGCCCACCGCCCACGTCGAGGTCCCCGACCCGGCGCTCGGCGACGGCGTGGACTGCGTGCCGGGCACCGGCCGCCCGGCCCGCCTGGACATCGTGCAGAACCACGGCTTCGCGTTCGGCGGCAACAACGTCATCACCATCCTGGGGAGGGTCTCGTGA
- a CDS encoding FAS1-like dehydratase domain-containing protein, which produces MSPLNTAYVGRTYPPTAPYEVGREAVREFAAVLDSAPDEGAPPTYPIVLSMRAEKQVTDDPGFGFDFSRVVHRDQRFEQVRPVRPGDRLTVTVEVVAAETVDGNDVVTLRGRIREADGGALVCTTTSTLVSRKGDETR; this is translated from the coding sequence GTGTCACCTCTCAATACGGCCTACGTAGGCCGTACCTACCCACCGACCGCCCCTTACGAGGTCGGCCGCGAAGCAGTGCGCGAGTTCGCCGCCGTACTCGACTCCGCCCCCGACGAGGGCGCCCCGCCCACCTACCCCATCGTCCTGAGCATGCGCGCCGAGAAGCAGGTCACCGACGACCCCGGGTTCGGCTTCGACTTCAGCCGTGTCGTCCACCGGGACCAGCGGTTCGAGCAGGTCCGTCCCGTCCGCCCCGGCGACCGCCTCACCGTCACCGTCGAGGTCGTCGCGGCCGAGACCGTCGACGGCAACGACGTCGTCACCCTGCGCGGCCGCATCCGCGAGGCGGACGGCGGCGCACTCGTCTGCACCACCACCTCAACTCTCGTGTCACGCAAGGGGGACGAGACCCGATGA